One genomic segment of Candidatus Thermoplasmatota archaeon includes these proteins:
- a CDS encoding MarR family transcriptional regulator, producing MRSPGRPLVILLLVLALPAASAAAGEGSFTFEGAAGLVGAVTADVETGAFAVRALDAPAPGASIYLEARAIELVHVTRTQTSVGSVQHSGDFAREARHYAHERVAVEGLASGGVAAVVGTYGEGSRFASRDATLLGVARAYVARAGDAPWQGTPDGDPATFALVVDDAIAIAGAATRVNLTGEITLFLEGGRVTAGGDTFETGRTTRVVAPGVTETKLSHVVIKARGATLALASDDASVTWLAPAPVLSVDGALVGTDAVGRLDVERTRYESDGGALVIEGALALAPRRIASSSPTLDPYADVVDQRLGSSVSGEITAVSLAGRAVVAPAEVAAAVGGLALFAAAAWFWPTVKYGATVALVPLYSRLAEPKILDNDVRAAIFRIVQTNPGISARAVHRASRQSWGTVVYHLRLLERHHRITSRRVGRSRHFYENHGKYRGVEMEIVVLKGPKAELLARAVTAAPGVTQDVLTAQMGLPQSTVSYHLQKLIRARLVEERRDGKFVHYHATASLTALLARLDASSTAPPAATAA from the coding sequence CCCCTCGTCATCCTGCTCCTCGTCCTCGCCCTCCCGGCGGCCTCCGCCGCGGCGGGCGAAGGCTCCTTCACGTTCGAAGGCGCGGCCGGCCTCGTGGGGGCCGTCACCGCGGACGTCGAGACCGGCGCCTTCGCGGTGCGCGCCCTCGACGCGCCCGCTCCGGGCGCCTCCATCTATCTAGAAGCCCGCGCGATCGAGCTCGTCCACGTGACGCGGACCCAGACCTCGGTGGGTTCCGTGCAGCACAGCGGCGACTTCGCGCGCGAGGCGCGCCACTACGCGCATGAGCGCGTGGCGGTCGAGGGCCTCGCCTCCGGCGGCGTCGCGGCCGTCGTTGGCACGTACGGCGAAGGTTCCCGCTTCGCCTCCCGCGACGCGACGCTTCTCGGCGTCGCGCGCGCGTACGTCGCGCGCGCGGGCGACGCGCCGTGGCAGGGGACGCCCGACGGCGACCCCGCGACCTTCGCGCTCGTCGTCGACGACGCGATCGCGATCGCGGGCGCCGCGACGCGCGTGAACCTCACGGGCGAGATCACGCTCTTCCTCGAAGGCGGGCGCGTGACCGCGGGCGGCGACACGTTCGAGACCGGCCGCACGACGCGCGTCGTCGCGCCCGGCGTCACCGAGACGAAGCTCTCGCACGTCGTGATCAAGGCGCGCGGCGCGACGCTCGCCCTTGCCTCGGACGACGCATCCGTGACGTGGCTTGCGCCCGCGCCCGTCCTCTCGGTCGACGGTGCCCTCGTGGGGACCGACGCCGTCGGTCGCCTCGACGTCGAGCGAACCCGCTACGAGAGCGACGGCGGAGCGCTCGTGATCGAGGGCGCGCTGGCGCTCGCGCCCCGTCGCATCGCGTCGTCCTCCCCCACGCTCGACCCGTACGCGGACGTCGTGGACCAGCGGCTCGGATCGTCCGTCTCGGGCGAGATCACCGCGGTGAGCCTCGCGGGCCGCGCCGTCGTCGCCCCCGCCGAGGTCGCGGCGGCCGTCGGCGGACTCGCGCTTTTTGCAGCCGCCGCCTGGTTCTGGCCGACGGTGAAGTACGGCGCCACGGTGGCCCTCGTCCCGCTCTATTCCCGGCTCGCGGAGCCGAAGATCCTCGACAACGACGTGCGGGCGGCGATCTTCCGCATCGTGCAGACGAATCCGGGCATCAGCGCGCGCGCCGTGCATCGCGCGAGCCGGCAGAGCTGGGGCACGGTCGTCTATCACCTCAGGCTCCTCGAGCGGCACCACCGCATCACGAGCCGCCGGGTGGGTCGGTCGCGCCACTTCTACGAGAACCACGGCAAGTATCGCGGCGTCGAGATGGAGATCGTGGTCCTCAAGGGTCCGAAGGCCGAGCTCCTCGCGCGCGCCGTGACGGCCGCGCCCGGCGTCACGCAGGACGTCCTCACGGCGCAGATGGGGCTGCCGCAGAGCACGGTGAGCTACCATCTCCAGAAGCTCATCCGCGCGCGCCTCGTCGAGGAGCGTCGCGACGGCAAGTTCGTCCATTACCACGCGACGGCCTCGCTCACCGCCCTTCTCGCCCGCCTGGATGCGTCCTCGACGGCGCCGCCGGCGGCCACGGCGGCCTGA